agaagaagaagaagaagaagaagaagaagaagaagaagaagaagaagaagaagaagaagaagaagaagaagatgacgatgacgataataataatgatgatgaagcaaataatgaaaaaaagagaagaagaaaaaggaggaggaggaggaggaggaggaggaggaggaggaggaggaggaggaggaggaggaggaggaggaggaggagttttcaACACTATCTATTTTGGGAATATTAAAGACGTcccaatggaggaggaggaggaggaggaggaggaggaggaggaggaggaggaggaggaggaggaggaggaggaggaggaggaggaggaggaggaggaggaggaagaagaagaggtactcatttgtctctcctcctctatgtcttcagagaccaccaccaccaccaccaccacctccacctcctccacctcctcctcctcctcctcctcctgctcctcctccttttcttcttcttcttcttcttcttcttcttcttcttcttctttttcttcgtcttcttcctcctttttctcctccttcttctcctcctcctctttttattcctcctcctcctcctcctcttcctcttgcacttccttccttttcttctctttccatttatttccctcttcactattccatatattctctctctctctctctctctctctctctctctctctctctctctctctctctctctctctctcataaataaagaaagtagaatTATGAAACCTGAAAATGCCCAAAACTTtagacgaatgagagagagagagagagagagagagagagagagagagagagagagagagagagagagagagagagagagagagagagagagagagagagagagagagagagagagagagagagagagaggccagtcAATCAATACACATAACTGATTAGAGAAAGTaattatgaataataataataatgataataataataataataataataataataataataataataataataataataataataataataacagtaataataataataataataacaataataacaacattgactaaaaatataaacagaaagaagaagaagaacaagaacaataacaataacaagaacaagaacaagaacaagaagaagaaagaaagaaaaaaaaagaacaaggaggaggaggaggaggaggaggaggaggaggaggaggaggaggaggaggaggaggaggaggaggaggaggaggaggagaaggaggaggaggagacgaagaagaagaagaagaagaagaagaagaagaagaagaagaagaagaagaagaagaagaagaagaagaagaaagaaagaaagaacagaaagaaaaagaaaaagaagaagaagaagaagaagaagaagaagaagaagaagaagaagaagaagaagaagaagaagaagaagaagaagaagaagaagaagaagaagaagaagaagaagaagaagaagaagaagaagaagaagaagaagaagaagaagaagaagaagaagaagaagaagaagaagaagaagaagaagagcaacaataacaaaaaaaaattctctctctctctctctctctctctctctctctctctctctctctctctctctctctctctctctttaatatttatctctcttttatttcaggtCCGGGCGACATCACAACTTTATAACATgtcagagagaagaagaggaggaggaggaggaggaggaggaggaggaggaggaggaggaggaggaggaggaggaggaggaggaggaggaggaggtctgtcCAATGCTTTACAAGTCTTCattctccttgcctccctcgccTTCGTCAGcgcttcctcctccaggtgagagagagagagagagagagagagagagagagagagagagagagagagagagagagagagagagagagagagagagagagagagagagagagagagagagagagagaaagtagtagtagtattttcaacagtagtagtagtagtagtagtagtagtagtagtagtagtagtagtagtagtagtagtagtagtagtggtggtggtggtggtggtggtagttgcaaTAGTAGTACAtattagcagcaacaacaacaacaacaacaacaataacaataacagtagtagtaatagtagtagtagtagtagtagaaaatacatagctttaggttaggttaggttgggttaggttaggttaggttaggttaggttaggttaggttgggttgggttaggtttggttaggttaggttaggttaggttaggttgggttaggttaggttaggttgggttaggttaggttgggtttaggttaggttaggttgggttaggttaggttaggttgggttaggttgggttaggttaggttaggttaggttaggttaggttagactaggttaggttaggttaggttgggttaggttaggttgggttaggttaggttaggttagactaggttaggttaggttaggttgggttaggttaggttgggttaggttaggttaggttaggttaggttgggttaggttaggttaggttaggttaggttaggttaggttgggttaggttaggttaggttaggttaggttaggttaggttgggttgggttaggttaggttaggttaggttaggttgggttgagttaggttaggttaggttaggttaggttaggttgggttaggttaggttagactaggttaggttaggttaggttgggttaggttaggttaggttaggttaggttagcttaggttaggttgggttgggttaggttaggttaggttaggttgggttaggttagactaggttaggttaggttaggttgggttgggttaggttgggttaggttaggttaggttaggttaggttagactaggttaggttaggttaggttaggttaggttgggtttggtaggttaggttaggttaggttaggtcaggttaggttaggttagactaggttaggtttggttaggttaggttaggttaggttgggtttggtaggttaggttaggtcaggttaggttaggttaggtcaggttaggttaggttagactaggttaggttaggttaggttaggttaggttaggttaggtcaggtcaggttaggttaggttaggtcaggttaggttaggttaggtcaggttaggttaggttagactaggttaggttaggttaggttaggttaggttgggtttggtaggtcaggttaggttaggttaggtcaggttaggttaggttagactaggttaggttaggttaggttaggttaggctacattaggtaaggttaggctaggttaagagCAATTTAGTTCATTAATTTCCCGGCTAATCCcttcaatatagaaaaaaaaaacatctcatttattttttgccgAGAAATAAAGAATGTCTTTAAATTAATAGGCTGAAGTTTGCATTAATACctcattatttccttatctgacatttctccttcctcattgTCAGTGTACTTATAATATAACACTTCCAGCACTTCACACTTAAACTGGATGCATCGAGGAACACTGCCACTTAAATCCGAGCACTTAGAATTAActtaagtaataaaaataacaaacaaaaaatttaagtgaataaaaaataataatttggtATATATTCTTAATAACTTTAGTATTCTTGTAAGTTACCACCTTCCAGCTCTGTACACTTAAATTATAAGTATCTATGTACACTCCCTTCAATTTACACACTAAGAATTTGTTTAagtaagaaaagtaacaaaaaaacacaaaaattcaaacttgacaaatatttacttacatttttcCTTGTATAGCTTCAGTGTTCCTCTGCATCACTTTCCAGCACTTAACACTTAACTATAAGTGTCTACAACTGTCACCTGCACTTAGAATCTGTTTAAGTAGGAAAACCAAGGCAAAAATAGCGAATATTTTCACTTCACTAAAAACACTTACATATATCCATATTTAACTTAAGTATCCTTGTATATCACCGCTTTCCAGCACTTTACACTTAAAGTAGATGTATTTGGCTACATCTTCACTGAAACACATGCACTTATATGAAGTTTTAAGTGGGTAAATATTAAGGAAATCAAACGCCTGTCACTCGCACGCAGCGTCAACACAGCGATGAGGGACGAGGGGCGCGTCACGTGACCTCAACTCAGCTGGGCGGGTAAAATTTCTCAACGGGGTAACAATTCTGTAATAATTCAATAATAtcgggattattattattattattattattactattattattattattattattataattattattattattattattattagtggttttGTGCATCCATGTAACCGATTACTAAGGAAAAGTTAAGTGTATTGgtttattaatgtatttaaAATTTGGTTTGCCTCCTTAACGTGATAATTGCTCAATATTTCAATCATTATTCATATCATATTCAAtcattattcgtattaccaagAATTTTAAAAGCTGTgacaactggaaaaaaaaaaagacaaaatttgcCAACAGCCTAGCATTTCCACGCACAACCAAAATAAAACACTCTTTTCAACGGGATAACATTTCAGTGCAGCCTTTGCCTCTtgcacataaacaaaacaaaacaaaacaaaaacattatgcATTTACAACGGGGTACCATTTCactccaccccccccctctctctctttctctctctctcgttcccatCAACACCACAATTTTAACGGGGTAACAtttcaataaaacaacaaaaacaaaacacacacgctCTTAAAACATACAATTTCACtccccctcgctctccctcaccctctcacaGCAGCGCAAGAGATGTAAACAGCAATGTCCTTCGCTTTAATGACTTACTGCCTGAAAACCCACGAGACTACGATAAGATGAGGCCgccaaagaaggaaggaagacccaCTAATGTTTATTTCCACGTGACTGTAATGGGGATAGACTCCATCAATGAAAATTCTATggtaagtggagagagagagagagagagagagagaggagagagagagagagagagagagagagagagagagagagagggagagagagagagagagaggagagagagagagagagagagagagagagagagaatgtaacaaTACGAACCATAACAAAAGCTTAATTaaccagagaaagaaagagagagagagagagagagagagagagagagagagagagagagagagagagagagagagagagagagagagagagagagagagagtcctttctTACCGTCACTGGCTtccaaacaaaacaattaaacAAAGAGGATTTTTTAgcgtaaacaaaacaatattttattttccctcgaTGGCAAATTTCCCACAAaccatgaaaacaaagaaacaaaaataaacaataaacaaaacaacaacaacaacaacaacaacaacaacaacaacaataataataataataataataataataatgttttcttttcattattaatcaattatttttttagataacttttttattttatttatctttttctcttccttttttcccctttcgtctctctctctctctctctctctctctctctctctctctctctctctctctctctctctctctgcttatcgccctctttccttccctctgtgtttctctccctttctccctccctccatctcttcctgtcctgtatttcacttctctcctcctcctcctcctcctcctcctcctcctcctcttcctcatcctcctactaAAGAATGAtaacgaaaaacaacaacaacaaaaacatcaacaacaacaacaacaacaacaacaacaacaacaacaacaacaacaacaattacaactacaacactaacaaccctcgtcccgttttctttcagacCTACGTGGCGGACATTTTCTTCGCCCAATCCTGGAAAGATCACAGACTGAGACTTCCTGAAAACTTGAATTCCagctacaggtgtgtgtgtgtgtgtgtgtctgtctgtctgtcttgatcccactgctgccaccatttATAGtataacgatttttttttttttttttttttttttttgtgtgtgtgtgtgtgtgtgtgtgtgtgtgtgtgtgtgtgtgtgtgtgtgtgtgtgtgtgtgtctgtcttgatcccactgctgccaccatttATAGtataacgatttttttttttgtgtgtgtgtgtgtgtgtgtgtgtgtgtgtgtgtgtgtgtgtgtgtgtgtgtgtgtgtgtgtgtctgtcttgatcccactgctgccaccatttATAATGTAAAGATTTGTAACAGCCTTAACAATCTTTCTAAACCatcaaacaacattaacagTTTCCCTAAACTCTTAAACAATCTTAAttatagctaaaaaaaaaccttaaaacCCCAAAAATAGCCTTAAAAACCCCTTAACGACCCTAACTACCCAATTACACCCTCTAACAAGCTTAACAATCCTTTGAAACCCTTAGACAaccttattttcccttaaaaccttaaaaaaacgaaaaacatccttaaaaaaacaaaaacaccttaaaaaacacaaaacacccataaaaaccacaaaaacacccttaaaaaccccttAACGACGCTAACTACCCAATCACCTGCAGGCTACTGGAGGTGGAGTGGCTCAAGGACATGTGGCGCCCCGACAGTTTCTTCAAGAACGCCAAACAGGTCACTTTTCAAACTATGACCATCCCGAACCATTACGTCTGGCTTCACAAGGACTCCACGATTCTTTACATGGTCAAGTAAGTGGGGCgggaaggggggtggggggatgggggggaggggggagtgggTAGGATAGGGTGGGGAGGAAGTGGGTAGGGtattgggggagagggagagagagagagagagggagggaggtaggtgtgtgtgtgcgtgtgtgtgtgttttttagggtgaaatagaggaaaacaggaagaaagggagggagagagagagagagagagagagagagagagagagagagagagagagagagagagagagagagagagagagagagagagagtgaaaaaaaaacactatttacCATTTACTAACAaatttcttctcccctctctctctctctctctctctctctctctctctctctctctctctctctctctctctctcacaggctcactctcactctctcctgcgCAATGAACTACGCAATTTATCCTCACGACACGCAGGAATGTAGAATGCAGATGGAAAGccgtaagtagtagtagtagtagtagtagtagtagtagtagtggtggtggtggtggtagcgatggtggcggtggtggtggcggtggtagtggtagtggtggtagtggtagtagtagtagtggtgctggtggtggtggtggtggtggtggtggtagtggtggtggtggtagtggtattagtagtagtagtagtagtagtagtagtggtggtggtggtggtggtggtagtggtggtggtggtggtagtagtagtagtagtagtagtagtagtagtagtagtagtagtagtaatagtagtggtagcggtggtggtggtggtggtgttaaacatacatacatacatacatacatacatacatacatacatacacacacactgacctaaGCTAAGAGTCAGAGGTCAAAAATTAATTACTTGACCTGACCTTTACAATTACCAtgaccccctctctctctctctctctctctctctctctctctctctctctctctctctctctctcatttataacacattttcttctccatctccttcgtcctttttattctctctctcttcctcttcctccttcaccaccacacaaacgaacacaaagaaagaacaagcaccagcagaaggaagaaaatatgtacagtagtagtagtagtagtagtagtagtctgatTAGATTTAagtacttttttctcttttataatttaaaaatatatattgtaactCATATATTCTGAATCTTATTGTTATGTAATGCTTTGTATTCACTCGTAATTTACTGTAATCTCCACAAATACCCTAAAAtctcattatcttcatcattattccATTGCAAATCCATTGAAACTCCTGCTAGCCATTCTAATCCTTTTCTCACCACCCTGATCCCCTTCCAACCCCCTTTTACCCAACCAGATCCCCTTGTAGCGTCTCTAATCTCATTCTATCATCCCTAATCCCTTTCTAACACCCTTAACCTTTTGAAAATACCCTTTTAATCGCCCTAATCCCATTTTAACACCACTAATCCTTTTATAACACCTCTAATCTTCTTTAAATATCCCTAATCTCCTTTTAATTCCTTTGTAACACTTATAATCCTCTTGTAACACCCTCAATTCTCTTTAAACAACCATTAATCCTAATCTAATCATCTTAATCCTCTTCTAACACTTCTGATCCTCTTGTAAGACCTCTAATCCCATCCTAACACCGCTAATCTTTTAATAATCCTCTTCTAACGATCCTAATCCTCTTTTAACATAACTAATCCCTTCTAAATCTTTCCCAATATCACTAATCATCATCTAATCATCAAATACCCTTCTAATACCCCTATTAAGCTTGTGACATCTTTAATCCCCTTCCAACACTCCTAATCCTTTATTAATCCTCTTCTGACAATCCAAATCCTCTTCTAAAACCTTTAATCTTCTCCCAATCCTTTTTTAACACCTTTAATAATCTTATAACACCGCTAATCCCCTTCTAGTCATCCTGATCCCCTTGTAAGACCCCTAATCCTTTGCTAACACTTCTAATCGCCTTGTAACACCCTTAACCCTCTTATAACCTAACCAATCCTCTTTTAACACTCCCAAtccctttttcatctccttGTAACAACTCTAATCCTCTTCTAACCATCCTAATCCCCTTGTAATATCCTCAATCTTCTTCTAACATCCCTAATCCTCTATTAAAACACCTAATCCCTTTCTAATCCCCTTCTACTACACTTAATCCTCTTCTAGCAACTGTAATTCTTTTCTAATCCCCTTCTAACATCCTTAATTCTCTTTTAACGCATCTAATCCCCTTCCAACACCCTTAATCTTCTTCTAACACCGCTAATCCTTTTCTAAACTTCTTCTAACACTCTTAATCCTCTTCTAACGCATCTCATCCCTTTCTGACACCCTTAATTCTCTATTaacacctctaatccttttctAATCCCCTTCTAACACCCTTAATCCTCTACTAACGCATCTCATCCGCTCCTAACACCCTTAATCCTCTTCTAACGCATCTAATCCCCTTCTAACACCCTTAATCCTCTTCTAACGCATCTAATCCCCTTCTAACACCCTTAATTATCATCTCACACCTCTAATCCTTTACTAATCCCCTTCTAACACTCTTAATCCTCTTTTAACGCATCTAATCCCCTTTCAGTAGCCCTAATCCCTTCCAATCCCACAGTCTCGCACACCACGGAGGATCTGGTGTTCGACTGGGAGCCTGAGGTGCCGCTGGTGGTGGATGATAACATTGAATTGCCCCAGTTTGACCTCGTTGGCAACCACACGGCGGACTGCACTCAGGTCTACCACACAGGTctgtattgtggtggtggtggtggtggtggtggttttatttgtattattatgaattcatgtagtagtagtagtagtagtagtagtagtagtagtagtagtagtagtagtagtagtagtagtgattatcattattatttttctacaatgcaaaacaataaataaataagacaattaataaaaaaataaagaaacgtgatgaattatttgtttatttattttatttactattattttctattcgtaataaataaataaataaataaaatacataatatttcttggtaaacatttttctctctctctctctcaggtcacttaaggtcaggtcagattaaAAGGTTACCCATATCAAGCTAaaatgtcgagagagagagagagagagagagagagagagagagagagagagagagagagagagagagagattattcattgtctatctctctctctctctgcatctatcaaaatcattctttttcctttttataacCAACCaattacattttcctttttcccctttcactaTCTCAACGTAATTAATTTTCCCACGCCTTCAGGTAACTTCACGTGTCTTGAGGTGGTCTTCCAGCTGCGTAGGCGCCTCGGATACTACCTGTTCCACACCTACATGCCCACGTGTCTTATTGTCATAATGTCGGTGAGTAGATGGGCAgggttgatagatagatggatgaatagatagatagatagatagacaggtaattcaacaactaaacaaataaataaacctttAACAAACTATACCaagaaaaaacgtggaaaaaaaaaaaaacctgcctaACTTAACGTAGCCTAACACTCCTTATAACCCCATTTATAAACTTATACTCTCCCTAATCCCTTACAAACTCAATCTAACACCTTATAACACGATCCAATCCTCCACAGTGGGTCTCCTTCTGGATCAAACCCGAGGCGGCACCAGCGCGAGTCACACTGGGCGTCACTTCCCTCCTGACTCTGTCCACCCAACACGCGAAGTCACAAGATTCACTCCCTCCCGTGTCCTACATTAAAATTATCGATATGTTTATGTCCACGTGTACTGTGTGAGTGttatggggtgtttttgggtgttttggggagttttggggtgttttggggagttttggggtgttttggagtgtttttggggtgttttgaagtgttttgggagttttttggagtgttttggagtgttttggggagttttgaggtgttttgggatgttttgggtgtttttggggtgtttcgAGATgttttgaggtgtgtgtgtgtgtgtgtgagagagagagagagaatttttatacGTACCAATGAAAACCTTATAAATCTTTCAACCTAacccaaaccacacacacacacacacacacacacacacactccctccctccctctcactctcactcaccctcACAGCTTCGTCTTCCTGGCCCTGATGGAGTACGCCCTGGTTAACATAGTACTTGGAGACGGCCCTGAGGTACCCCCGAAGAACAAGGGCGGCGCGGAGAAGCAGGGGAGGGCAGCAGGGATTATACAAGGTTGCTCTAAGAAGGTAAGAattggtggtggcgctggtggtggtggtggtggtgaaaactACGTAAATATTAGTCATGCGGTTCTATttcttatggtggtggtggtcgtggtggtgaaaACTACGTAAATATTAGTCATGCGGTTctacttcttattttttcccgtCCTAAATGGTGGAAAAAGTGGAGTTTTGGGGTGGGGAAAACTAAAACAGCGCCAAATACCGCTTCAGGGCCAAATACCGCTTCTTGCCACCAAAAGTCATTGTTGTGATGGCCCCCGTGTTCTTGATCTTCCTCTTAATTCGACTGCTGATACCGACTACGGCAAACTTTTCACAAGAACGGAAAGGGAGGCACTTCATTATTAACTTTTCACTTAACATTAATGACAAGCTACGGTATAATAATTGAAAGCCTAGATTCGTAAACGCctcgcatttttttgtttactttcgtGTTCGTGACTACCTCAAGGCTTCGGTGTTGAAATTACTATAGAGAGCATTGCAGTTGTAaaccttagtagtagtagtagtagtagtaacgttcaaaactgacaaaaaattatataagaaaagtaaatataaaaattgatgtatatttctctctctctctctctctctctctctctctctctcacaaacccaTTTCTTTGCAGGAGAACGGACGCCTAGCTATCTCAGCCGCCCCTGCCTTCCCAACAGATCCCCTGGCAGACCTCCCCCCACACCACACCTACACCCACACCCCCCTACTGCACGAACCCCCCATCCTCCCACCCCTGCAGCCCCTCCACTCCCCACTACCAcccccacacatccacacacacctgtttgaTCACCCCCATCTGcctcacatccaccaccaccaccacctccgcttCCCACCCCCTGCTCCGGGTTTCGCTGATGTGTGTCCCCCGCTCCCTActgtcccccctcctcccccgcccccctcgCGCCACCCAGGACCCACTCCAGCGCAGAAGAGAAGGGCGAAAGCAATAATGGTcgacaggttttcaagggtgttttttcctTCGACTTTTGGGTTAATTAATGGAATATATTGGATTATTTTCTGGCTGTATCTGTGAgctggggtgatggggagggtaAAGGGGAGGGGCTCTGGTAAGGCCTAGGCTGGGGTTTCTTTCAATGGGTGGATGAGTcagaaagaaaagtatgaatgaggaataagaaaaaaataataacaataacagcagcaataagaatgttaccactaacaacaataaaaagaataaaaatattaatgataatagaatagaataggagagagagagagagagagagagagagagtgtgtgtgtatgtcccatagagaaattaatatatgttctcaagtatgtatgtatattttaataGTATACAGAATGCTGGCCATTTATGTATACCAGATTATTTGatgtatgaatgtatggatgtataggttaggtgaggtcaggttagaCATgcgccacacactcacccttgtcaccattcactcattcatgtCCGTCGCGTCACAGAAGGCGCCGTCACTCACGCACATTTTCCGTCAAGCTTTGCCTCACTGCGTCGCGTTGCGTCGTCAGCCTCTCCGCGCACCAGTCAGGTCGTCTTCACGGCTCGTCAACTTGTGTTGTCAAATGAAAACCAGTGTTTATAATTAAAAAGATGTGTTAAGTAAACTTTATTGCTTTCCGAAACTTGAATGAAATTGTAAATAAAGATAAGTATAAAATGACTTAATTTGGTTGTATTTAACTTGTGGATGAACAACAGCACAGTGCGGggcgtgactgtgtgtgtgtgtgtgtgtgtgtgtgtgtgtgtgtgtgtccgcaccTGCACGCTGCGTCACCTCGCCTGGCCCACACCCGCTGTACACCTGTAATGAAGTGCAGGGCAGCGACTGCTGGCCTGTGCGTCAGAGGAGTGGCACTCGTGGAGGATTGGGGTCCCGAGCTGGCTAAGCCGTGGCCTGCCGGAATGAGTTGCTGGTTATGCATTTGTTGTAGTGTTACCACACTGGGCAAGCGAGGATACTGCCAC
The window above is part of the Scylla paramamosain isolate STU-SP2022 unplaced genomic scaffold, ASM3559412v1 Contig4, whole genome shotgun sequence genome. Proteins encoded here:
- the LOC135096547 gene encoding glycine receptor subunit alpha-4-like, whose product is MRPPKKEGRPTNVYFHVTVMGIDSINENSMTYVADIFFAQSWKDHRLRLPENLNSSYRLLEVEWLKDMWRPDSFFKNAKQVTFQTMTIPNHYVWLHKDSTILYMVKLTLTLSCAMNYAIYPHDTQECRMQMESLSHTTEDLVFDWEPEVPLVVDDNIELPQFDLVGNHTADCTQVYHTGNFTCLEVVFQLRRRLGYYLFHTYMPTCLIVIMSWVSFWIKPEAAPARVTLGVTSLLTLSTQHAKSQDSLPPVSYIKIIDMFMSTCTVFVFLALMEYALVNIVLGDGPEVPPKNKGGAEKQGRAAGIIQGCSKKENGRLAISAAPAFPTDPLADLPPHHTYTHTPLLHEPPILPPLQPLHSPLPPPHIHTHLFDHPHLPHIHHHHHLRFPPPAPGFADVCPPLPTVPPPPPPPSRHPGPTPAQKRRAKAIMVDRFSRVFFPSTFGLINGIYWIIFWLYL